In Promicromonospora sp. Populi, one genomic interval encodes:
- a CDS encoding glycosyltransferase, with the protein MIQRNGLRVLSLYEGFFSGGARVLHSTVVAGLHQGGRQQHSVLSLHHEVRREATLQRMEDDPRYRALRAAGVRIGSLGRSTEAGLDPRVFTEDELKNAVREVESSHVVLSLKEQPLRLVNQDVFPDRPVIACLHRSDPEHQGDALNDLLTAADRGRLAAVVCCAESTRDAYREAGVPAELLRVVPNGINLARFRPVQGARRLALRGAAGVPSDATVVVYAARYDEMKNPELFLRSARTFLELDPKGYVLMCGAGMSAANPDLQDDLTRIFGDRPDLLGRLDLLGVRHDMELVYATADVVALTSAFGEAAPLCLIEGSMCGAVPVTTPVGDAPSIVERIGFVTSFDPTEIAATWIEAAARREELESARTAVRPRFSHVRMIAGYSSIIERTHREAGLRMARV; encoded by the coding sequence GTGATCCAGCGCAATGGCTTGCGTGTGCTCTCGCTGTACGAGGGCTTTTTCAGCGGCGGGGCTCGTGTCCTGCACTCGACCGTGGTAGCCGGTCTGCATCAGGGCGGTCGGCAGCAGCATTCAGTGCTGAGCCTGCACCACGAGGTCCGGCGTGAGGCCACCCTCCAGCGGATGGAGGACGACCCCCGCTACCGCGCCCTGCGCGCCGCGGGCGTCCGGATCGGCTCGCTGGGCCGGAGCACCGAGGCGGGCCTCGACCCGCGCGTCTTCACCGAGGACGAGCTCAAGAACGCGGTCCGCGAGGTCGAGAGCTCCCACGTGGTGCTGTCCCTGAAGGAGCAGCCGCTCCGGCTCGTGAACCAGGACGTGTTCCCGGACCGCCCGGTCATCGCCTGCCTGCACCGGTCCGACCCGGAGCACCAGGGCGACGCCCTCAACGACCTGCTGACCGCGGCGGATCGCGGCCGGCTGGCCGCCGTGGTCTGCTGCGCGGAGTCCACACGGGACGCGTACCGCGAGGCGGGCGTGCCCGCCGAGCTGCTGCGCGTGGTGCCGAACGGCATCAACCTGGCCCGGTTCCGGCCGGTCCAGGGCGCGCGCCGGCTCGCCCTGCGGGGCGCGGCCGGAGTGCCGAGCGACGCGACGGTGGTGGTTTATGCCGCGCGGTACGACGAGATGAAGAACCCCGAGCTCTTCCTCCGCTCGGCCCGCACGTTCCTCGAGCTCGACCCCAAGGGCTACGTGCTGATGTGCGGCGCGGGCATGAGCGCGGCCAACCCGGACCTGCAGGACGACCTGACCCGCATCTTCGGGGACCGGCCGGACCTGCTGGGGCGCCTGGACCTGCTGGGCGTGCGGCACGACATGGAGCTGGTCTACGCGACCGCCGACGTCGTGGCACTCACCTCGGCGTTCGGCGAGGCCGCGCCGCTGTGCCTCATCGAGGGCTCGATGTGCGGAGCGGTGCCGGTCACCACCCCCGTGGGCGACGCGCCGTCGATCGTGGAGCGCATCGGGTTCGTGACGTCGTTCGACCCGACCGAGATCGCGGCGACGTGGATCGAGGCCGCCGCTCGACGCGAGGAGCTGGAGTCCGCGCGGACCGCAGTGCGGCCCCGGTTCAGCCACGTCCGGATGATCGCCGGGTACTCGAGCATCATCGAGCGCACGCACCGCGAGGCGGGGTTACGTATGGCGAGGGTCTGA
- a CDS encoding DoxX family membrane protein, with protein MTNTQPARPTGSLRAADTIRTAAGALERLLAAHSITALRISVGLIFTYFGVLKFFQGASPAEALAVRTIDILTLGIMPASAALLMTAIIETFVGITLITGVGLRVGLVVLYGAWWPAPGPW; from the coding sequence ATGACGAACACCCAGCCGGCCCGCCCCACGGGATCGCTCCGTGCGGCGGACACGATCCGCACAGCGGCCGGCGCGCTGGAGCGCCTGCTGGCAGCGCACAGCATCACCGCCCTGCGGATCAGCGTCGGGCTGATCTTCACCTACTTCGGGGTGCTCAAGTTCTTCCAGGGCGCCTCACCGGCCGAGGCGCTGGCGGTCCGCACGATCGACATCCTGACGCTGGGGATCATGCCGGCGAGCGCCGCGCTGCTGATGACCGCGATCATCGAGACGTTCGTGGGGATCACGCTGATCACCGGGGTCGGCCTGCGGGTCGGGCTGGTCGTGCTGTACGGGGCGTGGTGGCCTGCGCCGGGGCCGTGGTAG
- a CDS encoding helix-turn-helix domain-containing protein, with product MGPDIVRAWRPEVPGVAEVLHAAWHEHAYPAHTHDTWAVLIVDRGLIGYGLDGQEHAAEHTGVTVLPPGVVHDGRSVTATGFRKRVVYLEPRLLDDGLVGRAVDAPLVMDNTLRARFVGLDRALTVREDLAAESLLALVTEGLAWHLSGRPTPPREPSAGTTARRARDLLDADPAAPVRLAQVAGELGVTVPHLVRAFTRELGLPPHRYLVGRRLDLARRRLLAGEPAADVATATGFYDQAHLTRHFRRLLRTTPGRYQRGN from the coding sequence ATGGGTCCGGATATTGTGCGCGCCTGGCGGCCGGAGGTGCCCGGCGTCGCCGAGGTGCTGCACGCCGCCTGGCACGAGCACGCGTACCCGGCCCACACGCACGACACCTGGGCGGTACTGATCGTCGACCGCGGCCTGATCGGCTACGGCCTGGACGGGCAGGAGCACGCGGCGGAGCACACCGGGGTGACGGTCCTGCCGCCGGGCGTGGTGCACGACGGGCGGTCCGTGACCGCCACGGGCTTCCGCAAGCGCGTGGTCTACCTGGAACCCAGGCTGCTCGACGACGGCCTGGTCGGCCGGGCAGTCGACGCACCGCTCGTCATGGACAACACGCTCCGCGCACGCTTCGTGGGCCTCGACCGGGCCCTCACCGTGCGCGAGGACCTCGCGGCCGAGAGCCTGCTCGCCCTGGTCACGGAGGGCCTGGCCTGGCATCTCTCCGGCCGCCCGACGCCGCCGCGCGAGCCGTCCGCCGGCACCACGGCGCGGCGGGCCCGCGACCTGCTCGACGCCGACCCGGCGGCACCGGTCCGGCTCGCCCAGGTCGCCGGCGAGCTTGGCGTCACCGTGCCGCACCTGGTGCGCGCGTTCACGCGTGAGCTCGGCCTCCCGCCCCACCGGTACCTGGTCGGGCGGCGGCTCGACCTGGCCCGACGTCGGCTGCTCGCCGGGGAGCCGGCGGCCGACGTCGCGACCGCCACGGGGTTCTACGACCAGGCGCACCTCACGCGGCACTTCCGCCGCCTGCTGCGGACAACCCCGGGCCGCTACCAGCGCGGCAACTAG
- a CDS encoding CU044_5270 family protein yields the protein MGRRVALVGGVAAALTGALVLGPTVGGSGDGEQPVLGIDAAAAAVLQDAAVAEAELEPWAPRPDQFVYRKYVNSYSVQGEGADGSFVQTLNTASTEEWMSVDGLHTGFRTSWIEPGEAYPDGELSEGPLDPCAEGTESWCMNVQAYPPDLPTDGDAEVMLQYLRDNNGGAPVPDDQPEPFPDTDTFQQAEELLTLGSLPPQSRSAVFGAIALIPGVTVTGDALDVAGRPGTAVGLTFATEARHELIFDSETNEFLGFRQLWSPDDIADGVPASEDGAGWSLALLESGVVDEVGQKP from the coding sequence CTGGGCCGGCGGGTCGCCCTGGTGGGCGGTGTGGCGGCGGCCCTCACGGGTGCGCTGGTCCTGGGGCCGACCGTGGGCGGGTCGGGCGACGGCGAGCAGCCGGTCCTGGGGATCGACGCCGCGGCGGCCGCTGTGCTGCAGGACGCGGCGGTGGCCGAGGCGGAGCTGGAGCCGTGGGCTCCGCGGCCGGACCAGTTCGTGTACCGGAAGTACGTGAACTCCTACTCCGTGCAGGGCGAGGGGGCGGACGGTTCGTTCGTGCAGACCCTGAACACCGCGTCCACCGAGGAGTGGATGTCGGTGGACGGCCTGCACACGGGGTTCAGGACGTCGTGGATCGAGCCGGGCGAGGCGTACCCGGACGGGGAGCTGTCCGAGGGCCCGCTCGACCCTTGTGCCGAGGGCACCGAGTCGTGGTGCATGAACGTGCAGGCATACCCGCCCGACCTCCCCACGGACGGGGACGCCGAGGTGATGTTGCAGTACCTGCGGGACAACAACGGCGGCGCGCCGGTGCCGGACGACCAGCCGGAGCCGTTCCCCGACACCGACACGTTCCAGCAGGCCGAGGAGCTCCTGACACTCGGCAGCCTGCCGCCCCAGTCGCGCAGTGCGGTCTTCGGGGCGATCGCGCTGATCCCGGGCGTGACGGTCACGGGCGATGCCCTCGACGTGGCAGGACGGCCCGGTACCGCGGTCGGCTTGACGTTCGCGACGGAGGCGAGGCACGAGCTGATCTTCGACAGCGAGACGAACGAGTTCCTTGGCTTCCGCCAGCTCTGGTCGCCGGACGACATCGCCGACGGCGTGCCTGCGTCGGAGGACGGCGCCGGGTGGTCACTGGCGCTCCTGGAGTCCGGTGTGGTGGACGAGGTGGGTCAGAAGCCCTGA
- a CDS encoding LacI family DNA-binding transcriptional regulator — MPDAPVTLSQVAREAGVSLATASRAINGSATRSVREDLRERVLEAAQRLDYSPDPSAQAMARGRTTALGLVVHDIADPYFSTIAAGIARAAEREGLIVTLSATENSPERELAFVELARRQRSRAIILAGSRVTLPDGGAGAAPSAVVARMAALEAALTTFQEAGGGVAVIGQAVGSLPVVEIDNAGGAGALAEALHRIGYRRFGVLTGPPGLRTAADRTRGFGDTLAALGCPALDRDVVHGNFTRDGGYDAMTELLSRMTSAAARAAANTPEVVFAVNDVMAVGAMAAVRDAGLRVPDDVAVAGFDDIHTLRDVTPGLTTVRIPLAEIGALATDLALGRTDQVRAPVQGEVVLRDSTPERHH, encoded by the coding sequence ATGCCCGACGCGCCCGTCACACTGAGCCAGGTCGCCCGCGAGGCCGGTGTCTCGCTCGCCACGGCGTCGCGCGCGATCAACGGGAGCGCGACCCGCAGTGTCCGGGAGGACCTGCGCGAGCGGGTGCTGGAGGCCGCCCAGCGCCTCGACTACTCCCCCGACCCCAGCGCGCAGGCCATGGCCCGCGGCCGCACCACGGCGCTGGGGCTGGTGGTGCACGACATCGCCGACCCGTACTTCTCCACCATCGCCGCCGGTATCGCCCGCGCCGCCGAGCGCGAGGGCCTGATCGTCACGCTCTCCGCCACCGAGAACAGCCCGGAGCGTGAGCTCGCGTTCGTCGAGCTGGCTCGGCGGCAGCGGTCGCGCGCGATCATCCTCGCGGGCAGCAGGGTCACCCTGCCCGACGGCGGGGCGGGGGCGGCCCCCTCAGCGGTCGTCGCCCGGATGGCCGCGCTGGAGGCCGCCCTCACCACATTTCAGGAGGCCGGGGGCGGCGTGGCCGTCATCGGGCAGGCCGTCGGCAGCCTGCCGGTCGTGGAGATCGACAACGCGGGCGGCGCCGGCGCCCTCGCTGAGGCCCTGCACCGCATCGGGTACCGCCGGTTCGGTGTGCTCACCGGTCCCCCGGGCTTGCGCACGGCCGCCGACCGGACCCGTGGGTTCGGCGACACCCTCGCCGCGCTGGGCTGCCCGGCGCTCGACCGGGACGTGGTGCACGGCAACTTCACGCGGGACGGCGGCTACGACGCGATGACCGAGCTGCTGTCGCGGATGACGTCGGCCGCGGCTCGGGCCGCCGCGAACACCCCGGAGGTGGTGTTCGCCGTCAACGACGTCATGGCCGTGGGCGCGATGGCCGCCGTCCGCGACGCCGGCCTGCGGGTGCCCGACGATGTCGCCGTGGCCGGGTTCGACGACATCCACACGCTGCGCGACGTGACCCCCGGCCTCACGACGGTGCGGATCCCCTTGGCCGAGATCGGCGCCTTGGCGACCGACCTGGCCCTGGGCCGCACGGACCAGGTGCGCGCGCCGGTCCAGGGCGAGGTGGTCCTGCGGGACTCCACCCCGGAGCGCCACCACTAA
- a CDS encoding uridine kinase, translating into MTDPEPETTLFDLPPGARRPRAQVVLLTGPSGSGKTSLTQRLGLPVVQLDDFYLDIDHPGLPQRYGSVDWDSPATWDGKGALAALHELATDGRADVPVYDIPTSRRTGMRRLDIGDSPLVLAEGIFAAQLVEECRAEGLLADAICLSRPRLVTFWFRFLRDVAEARKPIGTLLRRGTSLLRAEPAMIERWVALGCRETSPAQAEKDVRRLLARKSSNT; encoded by the coding sequence GTGACCGACCCAGAGCCCGAGACCACCCTCTTCGACCTCCCGCCGGGGGCCCGGCGACCCCGGGCGCAGGTGGTGCTGCTGACCGGGCCGTCGGGGTCGGGCAAGACGTCGCTCACGCAGCGTCTCGGCCTGCCGGTGGTGCAGCTCGACGACTTCTATCTCGACATCGACCACCCCGGCCTGCCGCAGCGGTACGGCAGCGTGGACTGGGACAGCCCGGCGACCTGGGACGGCAAGGGTGCGCTGGCCGCGCTGCACGAGCTGGCCACCGACGGCCGCGCTGACGTGCCGGTCTACGACATCCCGACGTCGCGCCGCACGGGCATGCGCCGGCTCGACATCGGCGACTCGCCGCTGGTGCTGGCCGAGGGGATCTTCGCCGCGCAGCTCGTCGAGGAGTGCCGCGCGGAAGGGCTGCTCGCGGACGCGATCTGCCTGTCCCGGCCGCGCCTGGTCACCTTCTGGTTCCGGTTCCTCCGGGACGTCGCGGAGGCCCGCAAGCCCATCGGCACGCTGCTGCGTCGGGGCACCTCGCTGCTGCGCGCGGAGCCGGCGATGATCGAGCGGTGGGTGGCGCTGGGCTGCCGCGAAACTTCACCCGCACAGGCGGAGAAGGACGTCCGCCGCCTGCTCGCCCGAAAGTCCTCGAACACGTAA
- a CDS encoding RNA polymerase sigma factor, which yields MSAATVPQAGAWTGAGIPIGLVALPEITTDAAVIAAADQDTEQFAVLYDRYSAGLYRYAYRRVGAEHAEDVVAETFAVAFRRRHTYDRSRPDARPWLYGIATKEIARWHRSEEARLRAWARSDVRHDEESPADRVAERVSASAARPELAEALRQLSPGDRDVLLLEAWGELTQEQIARTLGIRPGTARSRLHRARRQVQAALGAGATDELEAGR from the coding sequence GTGAGCGCGGCAACGGTGCCGCAGGCTGGCGCGTGGACCGGTGCCGGCATTCCGATCGGCTTGGTAGCCCTCCCGGAGATCACCACGGACGCCGCGGTGATCGCCGCTGCCGACCAGGACACCGAGCAGTTCGCGGTGCTCTACGACAGATACTCGGCGGGGCTGTACCGGTACGCCTACCGGCGCGTCGGGGCCGAGCACGCCGAGGACGTGGTGGCCGAGACCTTCGCGGTCGCGTTCCGGCGCCGGCACACCTACGACCGGTCGCGGCCGGACGCCCGGCCCTGGCTCTACGGGATCGCCACCAAGGAGATCGCGCGGTGGCACCGGTCGGAGGAGGCGCGGCTGCGGGCTTGGGCCCGCTCCGACGTCAGGCACGACGAGGAGTCGCCCGCGGACCGGGTGGCGGAGCGCGTGAGCGCGAGCGCCGCCCGACCGGAGCTGGCGGAGGCACTGCGACAGCTCAGTCCGGGCGACCGGGACGTGCTGCTGCTGGAGGCCTGGGGCGAGCTCACACAGGAACAGATAGCGCGGACGCTGGGGATCCGGCCGGGCACTGCCCGGTCGCGGCTGCACCGCGCACGACGACAGGTGCAGGCCGCGCTCGGCGCGGGTGCGACGGACGAGCTGGAGGCTGGACGATGA
- a CDS encoding Gfo/Idh/MocA family protein, whose translation MNGVTGRMGYRQHLVRSILPIRDQGGVTLPDGSRVQVEPVLVGRNPDRLKELAALHDVEHWTTDVDAAIAEADIVFDAAMTNLRAATLTKAMKQGKHVFTEKPTAETLTEAIELARLQVTTGVTVGVVHDKLYLPGLVKLRRLVDEGFFGRILSLRGEFGYWVFEGDSQPAQRPSWNYRVEDGGGITTDMFCHWNYVLEGILGTVRSVTARTATHIPTRWDEQGREYAATADDAAYGIFDVTTPGGDGVVAQINSSWAVRVFRDELVEFQVDGTHGSAVAGLRECRAQHRSHTPKPVWNPDLPVTEPFRDQWLDVPANADLDNGFKLQWEEFLRDVAAGRPHRYDLLSAARGVQLAELGLRSSAEGRRLDIPEIVL comes from the coding sequence ATGAATGGCGTCACCGGCCGCATGGGCTACCGCCAGCACCTCGTGCGCTCGATCCTGCCGATCCGCGACCAGGGCGGCGTCACGCTCCCCGACGGTTCCCGGGTGCAGGTCGAGCCGGTGCTCGTGGGCCGCAACCCGGACAGGCTCAAGGAGCTCGCCGCGCTGCACGACGTCGAGCACTGGACCACCGACGTCGACGCCGCCATAGCGGAGGCCGACATCGTGTTCGACGCCGCCATGACCAACCTGCGCGCCGCGACCCTGACGAAGGCGATGAAGCAGGGCAAGCACGTGTTCACCGAGAAGCCGACGGCGGAGACGCTCACCGAGGCGATCGAGCTCGCGCGGCTCCAGGTGACCACCGGCGTCACCGTCGGTGTGGTGCACGACAAGCTGTACCTGCCGGGCCTCGTGAAGCTGCGCCGCCTCGTGGACGAGGGCTTCTTCGGCCGCATCCTGTCGCTGCGCGGCGAGTTCGGGTACTGGGTGTTCGAGGGCGACTCGCAGCCCGCCCAGCGCCCGTCCTGGAACTACCGCGTCGAGGACGGCGGCGGCATCACCACCGACATGTTCTGCCACTGGAACTACGTGCTGGAGGGCATCCTCGGGACCGTACGGTCGGTGACCGCGAGGACCGCGACGCACATCCCGACCCGCTGGGACGAGCAGGGCCGCGAGTACGCCGCGACCGCCGACGACGCCGCCTACGGCATCTTCGACGTCACGACGCCCGGCGGGGACGGCGTCGTGGCGCAGATCAACTCGTCCTGGGCCGTGCGCGTGTTCCGTGACGAGCTGGTCGAGTTCCAGGTGGACGGCACCCACGGCTCCGCCGTCGCCGGCCTGCGCGAGTGCCGCGCCCAGCACCGCTCGCACACCCCCAAGCCCGTGTGGAACCCGGACCTGCCGGTCACCGAGCCGTTCCGCGACCAGTGGCTCGACGTCCCTGCGAACGCCGACCTCGACAACGGCTTCAAGCTGCAGTGGGAGGAGTTTCTGCGCGACGTCGCAGCGGGGCGCCCCCACCGTTATGACCTGCTGTCGGCGGCGCGCGGTGTGCAGCTCGCGGAGCTGGGGCTGCGGTCGTCGGCTGAGGGGCGTCGGCTGGACATCCCGGAGATCGTGCTGTGA